One Xiphophorus hellerii strain 12219 chromosome 24, Xiphophorus_hellerii-4.1, whole genome shotgun sequence DNA window includes the following coding sequences:
- the poglut1 gene encoding protein O-glucosyltransferase 1 isoform X2: MATMVQKGVGTHYQVIGHKLYREHNCMFPARCSGVEHFILEVVDRLPDVEMVVNVRDYPQVPNWVQPILPVFSFSKTPDYLDIMYPAWTFWEGGPAVWPIYPTGLGRWDLMRDDLKKSAAQWPWKKKETRGFFRGSRTSAERDPLILLSREAPDLVDAEYTKNQAWRSEKDTLGRPPAKEIPLVDHCKYKYLFNFRGVAASFRLKHLFLCGSLVFHVGDDWQEFFYPQLKPWVHFVPVKQNLSDVRELLQFVKENDSVAQDIASRGQEFILNHLQMGEITCYWEKLLTEFSQLLTYKPKRRSNYKQIVQKSIKTEL; this comes from the exons ATGGCAACCATGGTTCAGAAAGGTGTGGGCACCCACTACCAGGTCATCGGACACAAGCTGTACCGAGAGCACAACTGCATGTTCCCTGCAAG gTGCAGTGGAGTGGAGCATTTCATCCTGGAGGTTGTGGACAGGTTGCCTGACGTGGAGATGGTGGTGAATGTGAGAGATTACCCTCAGGTGCCCAACTGGGTGCAACCGATTCTGCCCGTCTTCTCGTTCAGTAAG acgCCAGACTATCTGGACATCATGTATCCGGCGTGGACGTTTTGGGAAGGCGGGCCCGCCGTGTGGCCCATATACCCCACCGGACTGGGCAGATGGGATCTGATGAGAGATGATCTGAAAAA GTCTGCAGCTCAGTGGCCTTGGAAGAAGAAAGAGACCAGAGGATTCTTCAGAGGCTCCAG aaCCAGCGCTGAGCGCGACCCACTCATCCTTCTGTCCAGAGAAGCTCCAGATCTGGTGGATGCTGAGTACACCAAgaaccaggcctggaggtccGAAAAG gaCACACTCGGCAGACCTCCAGCTAAAGAAATCCCTCTGGTAGATCACTGTAAATACAA atatttatttaacttcCGGGGTGTGGCGGCAAGTTTTCGCCTCAAACATCTCTTCCTCTGCGGCTCGTTGGTGTTTCATGTGGGCGACGACTGGCAGGAGTTTTTCTACCCTCAGCTCAAACCCTGGGTCCACTTCGTCCCGGTCAAACAGAACTTATCTGACGTTAG agagctgcttcagtttgtcAAAGAAAACGATTCTGTCGCACAAGATATCGCCTCCAG AGGTCAGGAGTTCATCCTGAACCACCTTCAAATGGGAGAAATCACGTGTTACTGGGAGAAACTCCTGACCGAGTTCAGCCAGCTGCTCACCTACAAACCCAAACGGAGGAGCAACTACAAACAGATTGTCCAGAAATCCATCAAAACGGAGCTTTAA
- the timmdc1 gene encoding complex I assembly factor TIMMDC1, mitochondrial — MSTGPFQGLVQTAMPRFFCFLLPRVDAADVAAGQTPPSSSSSSSSSSSSSSSSSSSSSSSTSPAAGFLPKIIGKPEFPDTGWQRIRDLFDRDERQRPPEEVITVMKCGILGAFTGFLYGGLPAARLARQRYIQISQAELYTSRVEAVRSAHNAAIRGFLRYGWRWSWRVSVIVTLFSSVSTGLSVYRNKDAVSNYVAAGAVTVGLFRLNLGLRGLLAGSVIGAVLGIPAGAMIIGLQSLTGETFRERRRRERRELYELKLAEWSARLQLTDELIDSLNVNVRPEETNRDQEKIEELLGLPRNDDKDSSSQSQ, encoded by the exons ATGAGCACCGGCCCGTTCCAGGGCCTCGTCCAGACCGCCATGCCTCGcttcttctgctttctgctCCCCAGGGTGGATGCAGCTGATGTGGCTGCTGGGCAGacgcccccctcctcctcttcttcctcctcctcctcttcctcctcctcctcctcttcctcctcttcctcctcctcctccactaGTCCTGCAGCCGGTTTTCTGCCAAAGATCATCGGCAAGCCAGAATTTCCAGATACGGGATGGCAGCGCATCAGGGACCTCTTTGATCGAGA TGAGAGGCAGAGACCCCCAGAGGAGGTGATCACCGTGATGAAGTGCGGCATTCTGGGAGCGTTCACCGGCTTCCTGTACGGCGGCCTGCCAGCCGCGCGCCTCGCCAGGCAGCGGTACATCCAGATCAGCCAGGCGGAGCTGTACACGAGTCGCGTGGAAGCAGTG CGCTCCGCTCACAACGCAGCGATCCGAGGTTTTCTACGGTACGGCTGGAGATGGAGCTGGAGAGTTTCTGTTATAGTCACTTTGTTCAG CTCCGTCAGCACCGGCCTGTCTGTGTACAGAAACAAAGACGCTGTCAGTAATTACGTTGCAGCTGGAG CTGTCACGGTCGGCCTCTTCAGGCTGAACCTGGGCCTGAGAGGCCTGCTGGCTGGGAGCGTCATCGGAGCCGTGCTGGG GATTCCTGCAGGTGCCATGATCATCGGTTTGCAGTCTCTGACAGGAGAAACCTTTAGAGAGCGGAGACGGCGAGAACGACGAGAGCTTTACGAACTCAAACTCGCAGAATG GTCGGCCCGCCTGCAGCTGACCGATGAGCTGATCGACAGTTTGAACGTCAACGTTCGTCCAGAAGAAACCAATAGGGACCAGGAGAAGATCGAGGAGCTGCTCGGTTTACCTCGCAACGACGACAAAGACTCAAGCAGCCAATCACAGTAG
- the poglut1 gene encoding protein O-glucosyltransferase 1 isoform X1, which yields MERRFLRGFLLLLQVYGFCSAENTWKEIQEKVSEAVKGYKTCNPVNCSCHLGVLHHDLKPFERGISQDVMATMVQKGVGTHYQVIGHKLYREHNCMFPARCSGVEHFILEVVDRLPDVEMVVNVRDYPQVPNWVQPILPVFSFSKTPDYLDIMYPAWTFWEGGPAVWPIYPTGLGRWDLMRDDLKKSAAQWPWKKKETRGFFRGSRTSAERDPLILLSREAPDLVDAEYTKNQAWRSEKDTLGRPPAKEIPLVDHCKYKYLFNFRGVAASFRLKHLFLCGSLVFHVGDDWQEFFYPQLKPWVHFVPVKQNLSDVRELLQFVKENDSVAQDIASRGQEFILNHLQMGEITCYWEKLLTEFSQLLTYKPKRRSNYKQIVQKSIKTEL from the exons ATGGAGCGCCGGTTTCTGAGGGGCTTTCTGTTGCTGCTTCAAGTTTACGGCTTCTGTTCGGCTG aaaacacgTGGAAGGAAATACAAGAAAAGGTCTCAGAAGCTGTTAAAGGATACAAAACATGTAACCCTGTTAACTGCAGCTGCCATCTTGG TGTCCTCCATCATGACCTGAAGCCTTTTGAAAGGGGAATCTCTCAGGATGTCATGGCAACCATGGTTCAGAAAGGTGTGGGCACCCACTACCAGGTCATCGGACACAAGCTGTACCGAGAGCACAACTGCATGTTCCCTGCAAG gTGCAGTGGAGTGGAGCATTTCATCCTGGAGGTTGTGGACAGGTTGCCTGACGTGGAGATGGTGGTGAATGTGAGAGATTACCCTCAGGTGCCCAACTGGGTGCAACCGATTCTGCCCGTCTTCTCGTTCAGTAAG acgCCAGACTATCTGGACATCATGTATCCGGCGTGGACGTTTTGGGAAGGCGGGCCCGCCGTGTGGCCCATATACCCCACCGGACTGGGCAGATGGGATCTGATGAGAGATGATCTGAAAAA GTCTGCAGCTCAGTGGCCTTGGAAGAAGAAAGAGACCAGAGGATTCTTCAGAGGCTCCAG aaCCAGCGCTGAGCGCGACCCACTCATCCTTCTGTCCAGAGAAGCTCCAGATCTGGTGGATGCTGAGTACACCAAgaaccaggcctggaggtccGAAAAG gaCACACTCGGCAGACCTCCAGCTAAAGAAATCCCTCTGGTAGATCACTGTAAATACAA atatttatttaacttcCGGGGTGTGGCGGCAAGTTTTCGCCTCAAACATCTCTTCCTCTGCGGCTCGTTGGTGTTTCATGTGGGCGACGACTGGCAGGAGTTTTTCTACCCTCAGCTCAAACCCTGGGTCCACTTCGTCCCGGTCAAACAGAACTTATCTGACGTTAG agagctgcttcagtttgtcAAAGAAAACGATTCTGTCGCACAAGATATCGCCTCCAG AGGTCAGGAGTTCATCCTGAACCACCTTCAAATGGGAGAAATCACGTGTTACTGGGAGAAACTCCTGACCGAGTTCAGCCAGCTGCTCACCTACAAACCCAAACGGAGGAGCAACTACAAACAGATTGTCCAGAAATCCATCAAAACGGAGCTTTAA